From the genome of Syntrophorhabdaceae bacterium, one region includes:
- a CDS encoding molybdopterin-dependent oxidoreductase yields MKAYNVINTRLPRVDAKAKATGDARYAADLAMPNMLYGAFLQSPFAHAKILNIDTTAAKKLPGVRDVVTAKEAGLVKYGVSPARYDEQVFCPDKVRYVGDEVAAVAADDLETAMEAVSLIKVDYEELPVLLDIESAMKEGAIAIHDDFPGNIGAEVHQEFGNFEEALKECDIVRTDRFVNKRQDGGFLEPQACLAHYDLNGNLTLWTSTQSVHYVQRSVSMVLGIPIGKVRVIKPYVGGGFGPKAAVNAMEIAACLMSRRTGRPVKMVFSREQVFLHSRARHQFFHELTTGVKKDGTIVALKNTCYLDGGAYSSFGIATIYYAGSLLGAPYKLPNMKYDGYRVYTNKPTCGAQRGHGGVAARAAWEQQLDSIAAELNMDPVEFRLKNIMKTGDVTCNDFNMSSLGMKECLEAVRDGSGWSTKKGKLPAGKGIGVACGFFVSGAGYPIYRSETFHSTATIRLSEDGGAVNLYTAAAEIGQGSDTILGQIAAEALGVSLDDVKVHSGDTDFGVDLGAYSSRQTLMSGHAVKAAAEDTKRQVLEALSEKLNISIADMDIAKGVVVFKNGNPDFSQLRTAYIKEHRGWEDLPSGGELTFREAARIAFLTRGVIIGNGAYKPGELGGKYKGAAVGTSPAYGCSAQVVEVTVDMETGKVTVDDMTDAHDCGFAINRTNVEGQMQGSLSMGLGEALFEEVRFDEKGRVANPSLGEYRIPTALDMPNVRTIIVESDEPNGPFGAKEVGEGAIMPTIPAILNAIHDAVGVRIDELPITSERLYALMKGKRRK; encoded by the coding sequence TCGCGCACGCGAAGATACTGAATATAGACACAACGGCGGCGAAGAAGCTCCCCGGGGTCAGGGACGTGGTCACGGCGAAAGAGGCAGGATTGGTAAAATACGGCGTCAGCCCTGCCCGATATGATGAACAGGTTTTCTGTCCCGACAAGGTACGGTATGTTGGGGATGAGGTGGCCGCCGTGGCCGCCGATGACCTGGAGACGGCCATGGAGGCGGTATCTCTCATCAAGGTCGACTACGAGGAACTCCCTGTGCTCCTCGATATCGAGTCTGCCATGAAGGAAGGGGCCATTGCCATCCACGACGATTTTCCCGGCAACATCGGCGCCGAGGTGCACCAGGAGTTCGGAAACTTTGAAGAGGCGTTGAAGGAGTGCGACATCGTCCGGACGGACAGGTTCGTGAACAAGAGACAGGACGGAGGATTCCTGGAGCCTCAGGCCTGTCTTGCCCATTACGATCTGAACGGGAACCTTACTCTCTGGACGTCGACGCAGTCGGTCCACTATGTTCAGAGGAGCGTTTCCATGGTGCTCGGCATCCCCATCGGCAAGGTGCGCGTCATTAAGCCTTACGTGGGCGGCGGGTTCGGCCCCAAGGCGGCGGTGAATGCCATGGAGATAGCGGCGTGCCTCATGTCGAGGCGAACGGGCAGGCCGGTGAAGATGGTCTTCTCCCGGGAACAGGTCTTCCTTCATTCCCGGGCCCGGCACCAGTTTTTCCATGAGTTGACGACGGGTGTGAAGAAGGACGGGACCATCGTGGCCCTCAAGAACACCTGCTACCTCGACGGCGGCGCCTATTCGAGCTTCGGTATCGCCACGATCTACTATGCCGGTTCCCTTCTCGGCGCGCCCTACAAGCTGCCGAACATGAAATACGACGGCTACCGGGTCTACACGAACAAGCCTACCTGCGGTGCCCAGCGCGGACACGGAGGCGTTGCCGCGCGCGCGGCATGGGAACAGCAACTGGACAGCATTGCCGCAGAGCTCAACATGGACCCCGTGGAGTTCCGTCTCAAGAACATCATGAAGACGGGCGACGTGACCTGCAATGACTTCAACATGTCCAGCCTCGGGATGAAGGAGTGCCTCGAGGCGGTCCGGGACGGTTCGGGCTGGAGCACGAAAAAGGGAAAGCTTCCCGCGGGCAAGGGGATAGGCGTTGCCTGCGGCTTCTTCGTGTCAGGCGCCGGCTATCCCATCTACCGGTCCGAGACGTTTCATTCCACGGCGACGATCAGGCTTTCCGAAGATGGCGGCGCGGTGAACCTCTACACCGCCGCGGCGGAGATAGGCCAGGGGTCGGACACCATCCTGGGACAGATCGCCGCGGAGGCCTTAGGTGTTTCCCTCGATGACGTGAAGGTGCACTCGGGAGACACCGATTTTGGCGTCGACCTCGGCGCCTATTCCTCACGGCAGACCCTCATGTCCGGCCATGCCGTCAAGGCGGCCGCTGAAGACACCAAACGGCAGGTGCTGGAGGCGCTCTCCGAAAAGCTCAACATTTCCATTGCGGACATGGATATTGCGAAGGGGGTCGTCGTTTTCAAAAACGGGAATCCCGATTTTTCCCAGTTGCGGACGGCTTACATCAAGGAGCACCGCGGGTGGGAAGACCTTCCTTCGGGAGGGGAACTCACCTTCAGAGAGGCGGCGCGTATTGCTTTTCTCACGCGGGGTGTTATAATCGGGAATGGTGCTTACAAGCCCGGGGAACTGGGGGGCAAGTACAAAGGTGCCGCGGTCGGGACTTCGCCGGCCTACGGTTGTTCCGCCCAGGTGGTCGAAGTGACGGTGGATATGGAGACGGGCAAGGTCACCGTTGACGACATGACCGACGCCCATGACTGCGGTTTTGCCATCAACCGGACGAACGTGGAAGGGCAGATGCAGGGATCGCTGTCGATGGGACTCGGCGAGGCCCTCTTTGAGGAGGTCAGGTTTGACGAAAAGGGCCGGGTTGCCAACCCCTCTCTCGGCGAGTACCGCATCCCCACAGCCCTCGACATGCCCAATGTCAGGACCATCATAGTCGAGAGCGATGAGCCGAACGGGCCCTTCGGGGCCAAAGAGGTGGGGGAGGGCGCGATAATGCCCACCATCCCTGCCATCCTCAACGCCATCCACGATGCCGTGGGGGTGAGGATCGACGAGCTTCCGATCACGTCGGAGCGCCTCTATGCCTTGATGAAGGGGAAGAGAAGAAAATAG